The sequence gccatcaaCATTGACTGTCAGCTTCAAAGTCatatttattatatgtgtagcaTGTAAATTGTggagggacttttattttgagatgaagactcagagaagaagagagacagactttcGGGGAGGGTGATACTTTGGAGGGACCTAGTGACTAGGTCAGCTGGTCGGTAGTTAGAACGTGGTGTGCAGCCCGTTGGGTTAGTTGTAAGCTGAAGTGTTCAGTGAACCTGTAGGTTTGTGAATTTGACAAAGTTCTGTGCCTGGTGTATGttggatgcccccagatattttACTGCACTAACAGAAGCAATAACAAAACCCAAGCAGCTGCATTcattttaaaaaacatgttaaatatttcaaagaTTAACGCGTTTTGACAGTTCTAGTTTTAATAGCCCTATGTAAAGTCCTGAGggtttctccctttcccttgcAGATGGTATCATTGCCTTTGCCTGGGAGCCCAATGGAAGCAAATTTGCTGTGCTTCATGGCGAGTCTCCCAGAATCAACGTTTCTTTCTACCACGTCAGGAGCAATGGAAAGATCGATTTGATCAGTAAGTTCTTTCTCCGCTATCTGGACAGAATTTGTAGTTCTTTTCCCTACTCAAAACGGTAATTGCTTTTCAGTGCACACCCCTTAAAAATGTCTTGTTTTACAGAAACGTATGACAAGCAGCAGGCAAACAGCATCTTCTGGAGTCCCCAGGGTCAGTTCTTGGTATTGGCTGGATTGAGGAGGTTTGTTCTAATACCAATCAAATCATTAACTCTCAATCTGTTGAtgtttaaagcacacacactcaaaattcCTTTCTCTACAATCACAGCATGAACGGTGCTTTGGCCTTTGTGGACACCTCTGACTGCACCATGATGAACTTTGTCGAGCACTACATGGCCTCAGATGTGGAATGGGACCCCACCGGTCGTTTTTTGGTGACCTCTGTCTCCTGGTGGAGCCACAAGGTACTAATCACCCCTATACCACTCCCTCCTCTCCGGCGAAGCCATGTGGCGGCACGTGTCCTCCCGTTACCCTGATTAGTGGTGTCATGGCGGCTTAATGGCCTTATCGGCCTAATCCTGTTTTTGCCCTCCACAGGTGGACAATGCCTACTGGCTGTGGACCTTCCAGGGCCGTCTGCTGCAGAAGAACAGCAAAGACCGCTTCTGCCAGCTGCTGTGGAGGCCTCGGCCTCCCGTCCTCCTCGGCCAGGAGCAGATGAAAGTGAGCAATGCCAGCTGATGCCTTTTCTTGGAGTTTCCCATTCTCTAATTTAATTCTAACAGCACTAAGGCAATGATGGGTGAATTCACTCTCAGCCCCTTGACGATGCATTGGAAGTCATTTGAATAAGCTCAGTGAAATGGAAATGCCCTAGAGCTCGAGTTCCATAGTTGAGTTTGTTGAACTTTGGATTAGTCACAGTAGAGGAGTGAATGGGTTCAGATCGAGATGAATCCTGACAACGGCCTGCTTTGATTCAGTCCTCCTCATTTTAGTGTGCTTTACCTAATCAGACCTTCTTTTATTGCAGACCATCAAGAAAGACCTGAAGAAATACTCAAAGATCTTTGAGCAGAAGGATCGTCTCAGTCAGTCCAAGGCCTCCAAGGTACAATTTATGCCTTTCCTTGGATTATCTACATCCACCTTTTCATCTCATAGAATTGTGTTTAATATCTATGGAGTGTTCTCAACTTTGATTTTAATCCATTCGAAAGGAACTAATCGATAAGAGACGTTCCATGATGGAGGATTACCACAGTTATCGCGATACTACCGCCAAGATGTACCTGGAGCAGAAACCTCTCCGTCTTGAGCTCAGAGGAGGTAACGTTATCGCATCGAATAATACACAATAGCAACATTTGGAACAGTACATCAAAGAGCTCGTAGATGTCAAATCTCAAATGTATCTCTGTGGCCACAATCTCCAATGATGGAATAGTCTTGGGTCAGTTGACCTGTAAGACTGATGCCAAGTCACAGCTCTTTCTCTGATATCTATGAAAAAATATCTTATGTGTGTTCATTAATTGTTCCCTCTGCTTGCCTGTCTGTGAATCTTAGGAGTGGACACGGATGAACTGGACAGCAATGTGGAAGACTGGGAGGAGGAGACCATTGAGTTTTTCATCAGTGAAGAAATTTTTCCCTTCGGAGAGCTGTAGTCCCTAAAGCAAAGTGTGTGTAACTTTGTACAGTTTTGAGATGTATAGAATGAGAGGCATACGGAGCACTGTTCTCCCATTAAATAACAGCTGCTCGCCTCTGCATTTAATGAAATAATGCTCCTTATTTTAAATAATGCTACCTGCAAATATaaaaatgctaatgctaatatatAGATACAGCTGGTCTCTAGTCTCATGTACTTCTGcttgtctcttttctctttacAGCTTGGCGATTTGGAGAGGAATTGGTGTGGATCGAAAAAGCACCagttgtctctctgtctgggcCTCGGGGATCTTATCCTCCAGTGTGTAATCCTTGTCTGACATCAATCGCTAGTGCCTTTTAATATTGGTTGCTGCAGTGGGAGAATCGTGAGCCTCTGTAGGTTAGCTTCGCACCTGTTCCAGTTCCAACAGGATCTCACTCTGTCTCCAACACTTTGGGCCACATCTTGACTCAGTCTGTTCTTTTTTTAGATTTGACATTTCAATTGTTTAATCTTTTCAAGGTAattgagtaaaaacattttttaacatttttttttcttttcttttttttgtaatatcAAAGGCTGAGGTCTCGACATGTCACGACGTGCCATGAACTTTTTTCACACTGCTGAGTGGAAAGAAAAGTGTtggtttcagaggtttttcCGAAAGGATCAAATGTATTCTAGTGTGCCGACATGGCACTACAGCGGGCTGTACCCTCCCCCTTTCAGATTACCGAATATTAAAATGTGCGCGAAGACAAATAAAGaatatatttacaaatgtaGAAAAGCcaaatgttcttttctttccctcccggAGCTGCTGGAAGAGGAGTGTTTATTATCCACCAGTGTTTATATTTTTTACTGCCAGGAATATGTCTCAGTTTTAAGATCAAAGACAGTCTCTGAGTTCATTCAGAACTCCTACAGAAAAGGCCATGGACCATTTGTTTCAACCAAAATTACAAATACCTAAAATATGATGTACTGTTTTCTGTTATCACTGGCATAATTCCAAACAATAATAGTATTAATGTCAGAGTTATGCATTACATGCCCAGGGAATTGAAAGCATTGGGTAAAAATGTAGAGTTGTTCTAAATTAAACATTCACAACCATTAAGTACTTTCTACCCACTTCAAGTTCGAAGGACTCATTGGAGGCATGTTTATGCTCAAGCTAATTAGTTGTGGCTCAGCTGCCATGCACTAAGTTTGGGTGTTGGGAGGCAGTCACGTTTTCCCACCAGTTTGGCTCAGGGCCTTGACACAGAACTTAATCTGACCTGAAGGTCTCCTCCTAACCCCACATGGCAGCCATGTGCTCCAGGTgtgcagcctctgcctctccactcAGTGTGACCCAAATAGGCACTCTGCAATGATGATGCTGGCTGGCAagagcagggggtggggtgcAGAACTGGCCTGAAAGCATCTTCTGCATGTTGGACTTTTATATCTCGTGCACAGAATGAACTAAATGGGTTGAGGATTATCAACTGTGAAGGGCACTTTGCTGCTTTTAAATGCATGTTTGAATTGTGCTTGAGTACATGAAAACGAAGACTAATCCTAGGGCGACTAATCCTAGTTTGCCATGTCAAGCAACCATGAGAGAGTCTGGAGGAAAAGTGCCATGTCACTCCTTGGATCTTTGCCTGCAGATCAATTAACTGTTGGGGAAATAACGGTTGGTAGAGTAGGTGTGGTTTGATTAAGACACTACATAGTACTACCAGTACTAGACAAACCTAAGCTTAAAATACTGGTATGAGTGCTGAGAATGAAAATGATATATCTAAGGTATTATATACCCCCAGCATTGTGAGATGTAGAAtctgctgtgtttatttgatatTTAATGTATTCTAGAGTAATTAAAAATCATaatgtcattttatttcaacaatcaatcaatttacAAGCCGCCTTGTGCTCTAGCACGACCACTCCAAATGTACGCAGACAGCCTAGAATAGACAGCACTTCATCTTCTTTAAAGGCATAGTTTCCATTCACAGACGTTTGCCTATCGGTATAACTGGAACAAACTAAATGTTCGCCTAATTGCACTTCCTTTTCCCTTAAGTCTAACACAGCCTGCCCGAGCATGCAAAAACATTCTTGCGCACGATGCAGTTCCCGTTACAGATCAAATTATGTTACCCTACTCTCTGTTAAGTTTCATAGCTGACCCAGGATCTGTAATATAAATACTATTTCATGAGAGAAGTGGGGTTTGAAATCTCGCGAGTTCTTGTGGTCTCCACTTGGCTGCTTGGTGTGTCAAAATACCCCGCTCGCACATCCTTTCTCAGCTGACGCCGTCTGGGGTGGAGAGCCCAAAAGAAGTCGTGTGGAGAGGTGAGCCTACCGTTCGGACAATGTTTTGAAAGACCATATTTGACTGCAAATCgttggtatgttttttttacgcAAACTGTACTATCATCCAATACTCGTTAGAGGCGAATCTCCTATCTGATGAATCTGAGCAGCCCGTGAACGTTATCTGGACCTGAGGAGGGGGCAGTGATTCAGAATATGCTTTCGTTCAAGAAGATTATATTTTCACTTTCAACTAAAGAAAGTAATTGTAGTTACTGCTAGTGTAGCACAGAGTGCTGAAATACAGGTAGTGAGATTTGTTGTATGAGTTCACGTTAGATAACGTTTTCGCCAACTGCCCTCCCCTGTGATGGTGTCAAAGAGCTACATTGTGTGGCTCGGTAGAATGTAGAGGTTGCTGCTGCACATGATGAATAGGTTTAGGCTACAGTGCCATAGCGGGCTAGTCAGGTAGCTTATCGagttataataatattaattagTAGTGTAATCTAAGCGGAAATGTGATAGTCGACTATATCTTCAGCGGCCGGGTAACGTTAATACCTAAGCTTAAGAAGGACCTAGCTTAATATCGTTGAAGGAAACGGAAGTAATGGCCAGACTTATTTGACCACTGGCACTGCTATTTTCGAACAGAATAGCCAGTGTCTTTAAATCAAGTTTCCTCGTTTGCGTAGTGAGGAAAATCTTATGTGTGTAGGAAACATATAGAACAATGTTTACATTGATTCGTTTTAGGTGGGTTTAGCTATGTTTTAAGTGGGGGTTGTAATGTATAAAAAGTAGATAGCCAACTGTTTCTATTCTACGCGAGAGTTCACTAAATAAATATAGTCTCACAACTAGGCactatttttgttttcatttcatcatGGTGTGAAGTACCatactgcagtctgagaaacacactctgAACTTTTTGTTCCATTGCGATTGGTGTCTGTTACTGTaacgttttttttcttgcttgcTGTGTTGTTTAACCTACATCAGAAATCCACACGCCAGATAATAAGTTGTAAAttgtgaaatactgaaaaatgcATGTCATGTACTACTAAAAATACATGTCCTATAACACACAGTAAGTTCAGGATTGAAAAAGTGTTTAACACAGTTGACTCAGTAGGCTACCATGATGGCCAGCcatagaccagaccagaccagaccagtcaTGGGGTGAATTTCAGGTTTACTCACAGCTCTGTGTTACTTTAGATGTTTAACTTGAAATCTTTTGTACATGGTCGTAAAATCTCCCTATTAATGTCAACTGGTTTAAAGAGACTGTCTCGTATTTTTCTCTGCTGCATTCCATGTGTGtggggtttattttttttttggaaaaaaGCCCCAGATGTGAAAAGGCAGAAGTGTCAGTTTTAGAAAATAACCAAATGGGGATGTTAAGGCTTAAGGACAATGCAAATTGGCTGTTTCTACAGAACAACAGAATTTGAGGTTGGTGTGGCAGACTACTTGGCCCTTACCACTGTAATCCTGAGCGGAAGATTTGTATAATGATCTAGCAGACACCAGCATTGTGAGATAATGGCATATTTTCACGAAGACTGAGTTCAAGTCTACCCCTTATATACTGACCCACACTGCCTACAAGATTATAACTACTGAAAACCCTGTGAAGGAAAGCTGTCACTGCACCGTTGACATGACAGACCATGCTGACATGTACTTTCTGATGTCACTGAtattattatctctctctctctctctctctctctctctctctctctctctctctctctctctctctcttttcccatcCAGAGGTTGTAATGCTTTCCACTGGCATGAGACCTGGTAACATGGGGCTGAGGTGAGGATGGAATACCCTCCGTCGAAATCAGACAAAATGGGAAAATCAAGACTGTTTCGCATCTTTCTGATCCTGGGCTCCGTGTTCATGATCCTGTTGATCATTATCTACTGGGACGATGTGGGGGCGACCCACTTCTACCTGCACACCACCATATCTGGTCCTCACACCTCCCGGCAGCCCCCGGAGGGTAACCCCGATCCCAAACCCAAGCCAGGTGCGGACAAAGAGCCCTCTTTCCTGTCGGACATTGATGCCTTTGTCAACCAGTTCCTGGTTGGCACTGCAGACCCCACTGAGCAGGTGAGAGGGGAGCACCTCGCCGGCGATGCTCAAAACCAGTCCAACGAATCCAAGTCGGACGAGAAGTTTGTTCCCAGGCGGGAGTGGAAGATCCACCTGACCCCGGTCGCCCTGGAGATGAaacagagacaagaggagaggagacggatgGTCCGCGACCTCTGCAGCGCCAACAGCACGTTGGATTTCCCTGGCAAGAACAGGACGTTTGACGACATACCGAACAAGGAGCTGGACCATCTCATCGTGGACGACCGGCACGGGATCATCTACTGCTACGTGCCCAAGGTGGCGTGCACCAACTGGAAGCGCATCATGATCGTGCTGAGCGAGAGCCTGCTGGTGGACGGCGTGCCTTACCAGGACCCGCTGGACGTCCCCACCGAGCTCATCCACAACAGCAGCTTGCACTTCACCTTCAATAAGTTCTGGAAGCGCTACGGCAAGTTCTCACGCCACCTGATGAAGATCAAGTTAAAGAAGTACACCAAGTTCCTGTTCGTCCGTGACCCCTTTGTCAGGCTCATCTCCGCCTACCGGAACAAGTTCGAACAGGAGAACGAGGAGTTCTACAAGAGGTTCGCTGTGGTCATGCTGAAGCGCTTTGGAAATTACTCAGACCCCCCGGCATCGGTCGTGGATGCGTTTGCTGCTGGCATCAAGCCCACTTTCTCCAACTTCATCCAGTACCTTCTGGACCCCAACACGGAGAAGGAGGCGCCCTTCAATGAGCACTGGAGACAGATGTACCGCCTGTGTCATCCTTGCCAGATAAACTACGACTTCGTGGGGAAGCTGGAGACCCTGGATGACGACGCAGAGCACTTGCTAAGAATCCTGCGCGTCGACAACGTGGTCCAGTTCCCGTCGAGCCATCGGAACCGAACCGTGAGCAGCTGGGAGCAAGATTGGTTTGCCAACATTCCTTACGAGTCACGGAGAGAAGTCTACAAGCTCTATGAGGCTGACTTCAGACTGTTTGGATATGCCAAACCTGAGAAACTTTTACATGAGTGAAGTAGTGCTCCTGTGTGCTCCATTGGAAGGATAAGAGTTTGGGAAAACAATATTTTAGTTTAAATGCCGTTGTTAGTTTACTGACAAGTTTTCTAATACCCATGGGATTTTGTACAAGGGATgcttttatttgtgctttcACAAGTCATCTTAGTGATTCAGATATTTAAATTTGCAATACAAGGGTTTGAAAAGAGGATAGCTCGAAGaacaataatatttttttttgattggtcCCGATAATCTCAATGATTGATTAACAAGGTAACAAAGTAGTTTAGGCAAGAGTTTCTTAGAAGGTTCGGTTTTCGTGCTAAACTCTGTTTGTCGGTGTAAGAgaatttttgtattgttttgataAGTAAATATAGAGAGTTGAAGCACTTTCTTTAAAGAAGGAAGTAATGTCTACTGTATATCAACAGTATTTTATTAAAAACAGTGAAAGGGTCTTTGCTGCTCACACAGAGAATTTAGGACAACTTATAAAAAGGGAAATGTGCAAATGACCAGTCAGTCTAACGATTTTCtaaaa is a genomic window of Clupea harengus chromosome 1, Ch_v2.0.2, whole genome shotgun sequence containing:
- the chst12a gene encoding carbohydrate sulfotransferase 12 translates to MEYPPSKSDKMGKSRLFRIFLILGSVFMILLIIIYWDDVGATHFYLHTTISGPHTSRQPPEGNPDPKPKPGADKEPSFLSDIDAFVNQFLVGTADPTEQVRGEHLAGDAQNQSNESKSDEKFVPRREWKIHLTPVALEMKQRQEERRRMVRDLCSANSTLDFPGKNRTFDDIPNKELDHLIVDDRHGIIYCYVPKVACTNWKRIMIVLSESLLVDGVPYQDPLDVPTELIHNSSLHFTFNKFWKRYGKFSRHLMKIKLKKYTKFLFVRDPFVRLISAYRNKFEQENEEFYKRFAVVMLKRFGNYSDPPASVVDAFAAGIKPTFSNFIQYLLDPNTEKEAPFNEHWRQMYRLCHPCQINYDFVGKLETLDDDAEHLLRILRVDNVVQFPSSHRNRTVSSWEQDWFANIPYESRREVYKLYEADFRLFGYAKPEKLLHE